One genomic segment of Hordeum vulgare subsp. vulgare chromosome 2H, MorexV3_pseudomolecules_assembly, whole genome shotgun sequence includes these proteins:
- the LOC123424534 gene encoding uncharacterized protein LOC123424534 isoform X2: MKGGRLHRPDPPSPHAAAALAAPAPAPAPAPADDWVDGSWTVDCSCGVTFDDGEEMVSCDDCSVWVHTRCARYVRGVHTSFSCHNCRHKRAPSSADETEVAELLAELPTHRPPPLYRRWAEVPLPARVHVHGLPGGADASLFRGSPSSTAFSAALWRCAGYVPKKFGFRYCEFPSWAEDKDKRAEDKDGADALFAMARENREETAPAPAARLSLPIGNKGNKNAQTLSKKAEGSQHAGAKEVPPPTDAKTKGASKIAAEADTRDNGFESKGDLNTPDIRHKDQFADITMANSDFKVVVEANKKRKESVELSGEKRSSEGTPRMLKKDEPKESIKLEISSGGRATSAVAEQEAHSRFVKAEVSICKKRIDGSHNVGLQSRIMDAEIDGGTRIHADSMEVHVGLQKQQNQASNLQDRERTKATQFIDDEHRSDNQGQGVSAGLTAQRSSAKSISDSGSDLLNSLTKSQMHTIPEQNSALGVQKVCTASSGPTSPHVEIPHSLVSAEPSSGGKTGRLMKKEQTRLVSPADSKHDSVKHSAESSKEFSRSSEKVQLKGSLSSAPKSSQTSKSYVPSAKHRVPVSKEQSQKTPMTAGTTARSFHGEVPPLHPRNKAMPSNLPQKKDKTHHRFVHVTQEGSTNSASTELRASDATASLSDEQLALLLHQQLNSSPRVPRVPRGHQTGSQMLHQTGASVFSKRSSAHGGRDQTPVLKKRNKDDVALRDNGDNKRSGKVSLVERRHKDYSTERTPSVKDSCRLADNAELEEQNHGMCSNEATTGLEKDDRMDSSLPHSLPGFIDEIISRNRNITYDELCDAIGEHWRDLVKPKGEDYSYSSFLHAVDDCLRTKSEWAHLVYQASKMNPNKRRKVESDPSSADVTETEKTRNQAERYPGEEGSSESQQGLPRGKRKGRKRSRHEMKSSSSKKRRKISNVDSSSEDAAPTLSNSSSNPMDDESQEDNSSGGDRQPNFAG, encoded by the exons ATGAAGGGCGGCCGGCTGCACCGCCCGGATCCGCCGTCCCCTCACGCGGCCGCGGCCCtggccgcccccgcccccgcccccgcgccCGCGCCCGCCGACGACTGGGTGGACGGCTCCTGGACGGTGGACTGCTCCTGCGGCGTCACcttcgacgacggcgaggagatgGTGAGCTGCGACGACTGCAGCGTCTGGGTGCACACGCGGTGCGCGCGCTACGTCCGGGGCGTGCACACCTCCTTCTCCTGCCACAACTGCAGGCACAAGCGCGCCCCCTCCTCCGCCGACGAGACCGAGGTCGCCGAGCTCCTCGCCGAGTTGCCCACCCACCGCCCGCCCCCGCTCTACCGCAGGTGGGCCGAGGTCCCGCTCCCCGCCCGCGTCCACGTCCACGGCCTCCCCGGCGGGGCCGACGCCTCCCTCTTCCGCGGATCCCCGTCCTCCACCGCCTTCTCCGCCGCCCTCTGGCGCTGCGCCGGCTACGTCCCCAAGAAATTCGGCTTCCGCTACTGCGAGTTCCCCTCCTGGGCCGAGGACAAGGACAAGAGGGCGGAGGACAAGGACGGTGCCGACGCTCTTTTCGCGATGGCCAGGGAGAATCGGGAGGAGACGGCACCGGCGCCGGCGGCCAGATTATCCCTCCCGATTGGGAATAAGGGAAACAAGAATGCTCAAACCCTAAGCAAGAAGGCTGAAGGCAGTCAACACGCTGGCGCAAAAGAAGTTCCTCCTCCGACTGATGCTAAGACGAAAG GAGCATCCAAGATCGCCGCAGAGGCTGATACACGGGATAATGGGTTTGAGTCGAAAGGGGATCTTAACACGCCTGATATCAGGCATAAGGATCAGTTTGCCGACATAACCATGGCCAATTCTGATTTTAAAGTAGTTGTCGAAGCTAATAAGAAGAGGAAGGAATCCGTGGAACTGAGTGGGGAGAAGAGGAGTTCCGAGGGAACTCCAAGGATGCTGAAAAAGGACGAACCTAAGGAGTCTATTAAACTGGAGATCTCCTCTGGAGGCAGAGCTACATCAGCTGTGGCAGAACAAGAAGCACACTCACGGTTTGTCAAGGCAGAG GTTAGTATATGTAAGAAACGAATTGATGGAAGCCATAATGTGGGATTACAATCCAGAATAATGGATGCAG AAATAGATGGAGGTACGCGTATCCATGCTGATTCCATGGAAGTGCATGTGGGTCTTCAGAAACAACAAAATCAAGCTTCAAATCTGCAG GATCGGGAGAGAACAAAGGCTACCCAGTTTATTGATGATGAGCATAGGAGCGATAATCAAGGTCAAGGGGTTAGTGCAGGTTTGACTGCTCAAAGAAGTTCAGCCAAGTCAATCTCTGATTCAGGCTCTGACCTTCTAAATTCCCTGACGAAAAGTCAGATGCACACAATACCTGAGCAAAACTCAGCTTTAGGTGTTCAGAAAGTTTGCACAGCCTCTTCTGGTCCTACATCTCCCCATGTTGAGATACCACACTCTTTAGTTTCAGCAGAACCATCATCAGGAGGGAAGACTGGCCGTTTAATGAAAAAGGaacagacgaggttggtttctcctGCTGATAGCAAACATGATTCTGTAAAGCATTCTGCAGAGAGTTCCAAGGAATTTAGTAGGTCCTCTGAGAAAGTTCAACTGAAAGGCTCCCTTTCTTCTGCACCAAAATCATCTCAAACAAGCAAATCATATGTGCCTTCAGCGAAACATAGAGTACCGGTATCAAAGGAGCAGTCACAAAAGACACCTATGACAGCTGGCACCACAGCAAGATCATTCCATGGAGAAGTGCCACCATTGCATCCTCGTAACAAGGCAATGCCTTCTAATTTACCCCAGAAAAAAGACAAGACCCATCACCGCTTTGTTCATGTCACACAGGAGGGCTCTACTAATTCAGCATCAACTGAGTTGCGAGCCTCTGATGCCACAGCTTCATTGAGTGATGAACAG cttgcgttgttatTACATCAACAATTAAATAGCTCCCCAAGAGTACCAAGGGTGCCACGTGGGCATCAAACAGGTAGCCAGATGCTACATCAAACTGGAGCTTCTGTTTTTTCCAAGCGGTCTTCAGCACATGGAGGAAGGGATCAAACACCG GTGTTAAAGAAGAGAAATAAAGATGACGTCGCATTGAGAGATAATGGTGACAACAAGAGGTCAGGAAAGGTGTCTCTTGTTGAACGAAGGCATAAAGATTATAGCACCGAACGTACTCCTTCTGTGAAGGACTCATGCAGATTAGCTGACAATGCAGAATTAGAAGAGCAAAATCATGGTATGTGTTCAAACGAAGCTACCACTGGGTTAGAAAAGGACGATCGGATGGATAGCAGTCTTCCGCACAGTTTACCTG GATTCATTGATGAAATCATCAGTAGGAACAGAAATATAACATATGACGAACTGTGTGATGCTATCGGTGAG CATTGGAGGGATTTAGTTAAACCCAAAGGAGAAGATTATTCATATTCCAGCTTTTTACATGCTGTCGACGATTGTCTCAGGACAAAGAGCGAGTGGGCTCACCTTGTTTACCAGGCTTCAAAG ATGAATCCGAATAAGCGACGTAAGGTGGAAAGCGACCCGTCGTCGGCCGACGTAACAGAAACAGAGAAGACAAGAAACCAGGCTGAAAGATATCCGGGAGAAGAGGGTAGTTCCGAGTCGCAACAAGGTCTGCCGAGGGGCAAACGGAAGGGTCGGAAGCGCTCCCGTCATGAAATGAAGTCCTCGAGttccaagaagaggaggaagatatcGAACGTGGATTCATCCTCGGAGGATGCTGCTCCCACCTTGTCTAATTCCAGCAGCAACCCCATGGACGATGAGAGCCAAGAAGACAATTCTTCTGGCGGTGATAGGCAACCTAACTTTGCAGGTTGA
- the LOC123424534 gene encoding uncharacterized protein LOC123424534 isoform X1, giving the protein MKGGRLHRPDPPSPHAAAALAAPAPAPAPAPADDWVDGSWTVDCSCGVTFDDGEEMVSCDDCSVWVHTRCARYVRGVHTSFSCHNCRHKRAPSSADETEVAELLAELPTHRPPPLYRRWAEVPLPARVHVHGLPGGADASLFRGSPSSTAFSAALWRCAGYVPKKFGFRYCEFPSWAEDKDKRAEDKDGADALFAMARENREETAPAPAARLSLPIGNKGNKNAQTLSKKAEGSQHAGAKEVPPPTDAKTKGASKIAAEADTRDNGFESKGDLNTPDIRHKDQFADITMANSDFKVVVEANKKRKESVELSGEKRSSEGTPRMLKKDEPKESIKLEISSGGRATSAVAEQEAHSRFVKAEVSICKKRIDGSHNVGLQSRIMDAEIDGGTRIHADSMEVHVGLQKQQNQASNLQVPASVLALPIQSKSKSIKRGVNFQDRERTKATQFIDDEHRSDNQGQGVSAGLTAQRSSAKSISDSGSDLLNSLTKSQMHTIPEQNSALGVQKVCTASSGPTSPHVEIPHSLVSAEPSSGGKTGRLMKKEQTRLVSPADSKHDSVKHSAESSKEFSRSSEKVQLKGSLSSAPKSSQTSKSYVPSAKHRVPVSKEQSQKTPMTAGTTARSFHGEVPPLHPRNKAMPSNLPQKKDKTHHRFVHVTQEGSTNSASTELRASDATASLSDEQLALLLHQQLNSSPRVPRVPRGHQTGSQMLHQTGASVFSKRSSAHGGRDQTPVLKKRNKDDVALRDNGDNKRSGKVSLVERRHKDYSTERTPSVKDSCRLADNAELEEQNHGMCSNEATTGLEKDDRMDSSLPHSLPGFIDEIISRNRNITYDELCDAIGEHWRDLVKPKGEDYSYSSFLHAVDDCLRTKSEWAHLVYQASKMNPNKRRKVESDPSSADVTETEKTRNQAERYPGEEGSSESQQGLPRGKRKGRKRSRHEMKSSSSKKRRKISNVDSSSEDAAPTLSNSSSNPMDDESQEDNSSGGDRQPNFAG; this is encoded by the exons ATGAAGGGCGGCCGGCTGCACCGCCCGGATCCGCCGTCCCCTCACGCGGCCGCGGCCCtggccgcccccgcccccgcccccgcgccCGCGCCCGCCGACGACTGGGTGGACGGCTCCTGGACGGTGGACTGCTCCTGCGGCGTCACcttcgacgacggcgaggagatgGTGAGCTGCGACGACTGCAGCGTCTGGGTGCACACGCGGTGCGCGCGCTACGTCCGGGGCGTGCACACCTCCTTCTCCTGCCACAACTGCAGGCACAAGCGCGCCCCCTCCTCCGCCGACGAGACCGAGGTCGCCGAGCTCCTCGCCGAGTTGCCCACCCACCGCCCGCCCCCGCTCTACCGCAGGTGGGCCGAGGTCCCGCTCCCCGCCCGCGTCCACGTCCACGGCCTCCCCGGCGGGGCCGACGCCTCCCTCTTCCGCGGATCCCCGTCCTCCACCGCCTTCTCCGCCGCCCTCTGGCGCTGCGCCGGCTACGTCCCCAAGAAATTCGGCTTCCGCTACTGCGAGTTCCCCTCCTGGGCCGAGGACAAGGACAAGAGGGCGGAGGACAAGGACGGTGCCGACGCTCTTTTCGCGATGGCCAGGGAGAATCGGGAGGAGACGGCACCGGCGCCGGCGGCCAGATTATCCCTCCCGATTGGGAATAAGGGAAACAAGAATGCTCAAACCCTAAGCAAGAAGGCTGAAGGCAGTCAACACGCTGGCGCAAAAGAAGTTCCTCCTCCGACTGATGCTAAGACGAAAG GAGCATCCAAGATCGCCGCAGAGGCTGATACACGGGATAATGGGTTTGAGTCGAAAGGGGATCTTAACACGCCTGATATCAGGCATAAGGATCAGTTTGCCGACATAACCATGGCCAATTCTGATTTTAAAGTAGTTGTCGAAGCTAATAAGAAGAGGAAGGAATCCGTGGAACTGAGTGGGGAGAAGAGGAGTTCCGAGGGAACTCCAAGGATGCTGAAAAAGGACGAACCTAAGGAGTCTATTAAACTGGAGATCTCCTCTGGAGGCAGAGCTACATCAGCTGTGGCAGAACAAGAAGCACACTCACGGTTTGTCAAGGCAGAG GTTAGTATATGTAAGAAACGAATTGATGGAAGCCATAATGTGGGATTACAATCCAGAATAATGGATGCAG AAATAGATGGAGGTACGCGTATCCATGCTGATTCCATGGAAGTGCATGTGGGTCTTCAGAAACAACAAAATCAAGCTTCAAATCTGCAGGTTCCTGCTAGTGTACTAGCTTTGCCGATTCAGTCAAAATCAAAGAGTATTAAGAGAGGGGTTAATTTTCAGGATCGGGAGAGAACAAAGGCTACCCAGTTTATTGATGATGAGCATAGGAGCGATAATCAAGGTCAAGGGGTTAGTGCAGGTTTGACTGCTCAAAGAAGTTCAGCCAAGTCAATCTCTGATTCAGGCTCTGACCTTCTAAATTCCCTGACGAAAAGTCAGATGCACACAATACCTGAGCAAAACTCAGCTTTAGGTGTTCAGAAAGTTTGCACAGCCTCTTCTGGTCCTACATCTCCCCATGTTGAGATACCACACTCTTTAGTTTCAGCAGAACCATCATCAGGAGGGAAGACTGGCCGTTTAATGAAAAAGGaacagacgaggttggtttctcctGCTGATAGCAAACATGATTCTGTAAAGCATTCTGCAGAGAGTTCCAAGGAATTTAGTAGGTCCTCTGAGAAAGTTCAACTGAAAGGCTCCCTTTCTTCTGCACCAAAATCATCTCAAACAAGCAAATCATATGTGCCTTCAGCGAAACATAGAGTACCGGTATCAAAGGAGCAGTCACAAAAGACACCTATGACAGCTGGCACCACAGCAAGATCATTCCATGGAGAAGTGCCACCATTGCATCCTCGTAACAAGGCAATGCCTTCTAATTTACCCCAGAAAAAAGACAAGACCCATCACCGCTTTGTTCATGTCACACAGGAGGGCTCTACTAATTCAGCATCAACTGAGTTGCGAGCCTCTGATGCCACAGCTTCATTGAGTGATGAACAG cttgcgttgttatTACATCAACAATTAAATAGCTCCCCAAGAGTACCAAGGGTGCCACGTGGGCATCAAACAGGTAGCCAGATGCTACATCAAACTGGAGCTTCTGTTTTTTCCAAGCGGTCTTCAGCACATGGAGGAAGGGATCAAACACCG GTGTTAAAGAAGAGAAATAAAGATGACGTCGCATTGAGAGATAATGGTGACAACAAGAGGTCAGGAAAGGTGTCTCTTGTTGAACGAAGGCATAAAGATTATAGCACCGAACGTACTCCTTCTGTGAAGGACTCATGCAGATTAGCTGACAATGCAGAATTAGAAGAGCAAAATCATGGTATGTGTTCAAACGAAGCTACCACTGGGTTAGAAAAGGACGATCGGATGGATAGCAGTCTTCCGCACAGTTTACCTG GATTCATTGATGAAATCATCAGTAGGAACAGAAATATAACATATGACGAACTGTGTGATGCTATCGGTGAG CATTGGAGGGATTTAGTTAAACCCAAAGGAGAAGATTATTCATATTCCAGCTTTTTACATGCTGTCGACGATTGTCTCAGGACAAAGAGCGAGTGGGCTCACCTTGTTTACCAGGCTTCAAAG ATGAATCCGAATAAGCGACGTAAGGTGGAAAGCGACCCGTCGTCGGCCGACGTAACAGAAACAGAGAAGACAAGAAACCAGGCTGAAAGATATCCGGGAGAAGAGGGTAGTTCCGAGTCGCAACAAGGTCTGCCGAGGGGCAAACGGAAGGGTCGGAAGCGCTCCCGTCATGAAATGAAGTCCTCGAGttccaagaagaggaggaagatatcGAACGTGGATTCATCCTCGGAGGATGCTGCTCCCACCTTGTCTAATTCCAGCAGCAACCCCATGGACGATGAGAGCCAAGAAGACAATTCTTCTGGCGGTGATAGGCAACCTAACTTTGCAGGTTGA